A section of the Xiphias gladius isolate SHS-SW01 ecotype Sanya breed wild chromosome 10, ASM1685928v1, whole genome shotgun sequence genome encodes:
- the pkdccb gene encoding extracellular tyrosine-protein kinase PKDCC produces MPEMGNSLRAAALLAFVVLSILVSLLISSVQQFGAGIPHFANATPAADEEFASLRGALIYQLNERRKEIIPLLLPSDDDDDENGLSEETRPSPQLDSILDYNLWNEITHGSRKAHMDEMGCESLVDMQAVEILGSGYTKLVVKVNLAGGQPVALKLVNEQGIDMGKCLEDFKDPQGCRELVSYKLKKEIVLLQRLQHPNVIKLKGHCTGDARGQGGRVTVILEQGNPLQMIQLLQSPWEDRFRVCLDLVRLLHFLSQSSLGSVALLDFQPRQFVTVSGELKLTDLDDASAEETACQSDADCTLQFPHRNFTLPCSTRGVCEGLNEKRNIYNAYRYFFTYLLPHQAPPGLTHLVDHIMNSTGELKADINQTLEAFEHILLLYKSGLHLDNLPPSIIRDYSVIRGMGTSGNVEYRCWPSYSQQGCVLSVYSAREAAHICNSHSQCNSFTLTGQKTWTGRLLASFRGSFSHLVPDGTSEVYVKKTKAPETSTA; encoded by the exons ATGCCCGAGATGGGCAACTCTTTACGCGCGGCCGCCCTCCTGGCTTTCGTGGTTCTTTCGATCCTGGTGTCACTCTTGATCAGCAGCGTGCAGCAGTTCGGAGCTGGAATACCGCACTTTGCGAACGCAACCCCTGCTGCTGATGAGGAGTTCGCGTCGCTCCGCGGAGCGTTGATCTACCAACTCAACGAGAGGCGCAAAGAAATTATCCCGCTGCTTTTACcctctgatgatgatgatgatgaaaacgGACTGTCGGAGGAAACTCGACCTTCTCCCCAACTAGACTCGATTTTGGATTATAATCTGTGGAATGAGATCACACACGGCTCAAGGAAAGCGCATATGGATGAAATGGGTTGTGAGTCTCTGGTGGACATGCAGGCGGTGGAGATCCTCGGGTCTGGATACACCAAACTGGTCGTCAAAGTGAATCTGGCCGGAGGTCAGCCCGTGGCGTTAAAGCTCGTCAACGAGCAGGGGATTGATATGGGAAAGTGTTTGGAGGACTTCAAAGACCCACAGGGCTGCCGTGAGCTCGTTTCCTACAAGTTGAAGAAAGAAATAGTCCTGTTGCAGAGGCTGCAGCATCCAAATGTCATAAAG CTCAAAGGTCATTGCACGGGAGATGCAAGAGGCCAGGGAGGAAGAGTCACGGTCATTCTGGAGCAGGGGAATCCTCTCCAGATGATCCAGCTGCTCCAGAGCCCCTGGGAGGACAGATTCAGG GTGTGTCTGGACCTCGTCAggctcctccacttcctctcccAGTCTTCTCTGGGCTCTGTAGCTCTGCTGGACTTCCAGCCCCGGCAGTTTGTCACTGTGTCCGGCGAGCTGAAGCTCACAGACCTGGATGACGCCAGCGCCGAGGAGACCGCCTGTCAGAGCGATGCAGACTGCACCCTACAGTTTCCGCACAGAAATTTCACGCTGCCCTGCTCCACTCGGGGAGTGTGTGAGGGCTTGAATGAGAAGAGGAACATTTACAATGCCTATAG GTATTTTTTCACCTACCTGCTGCCTCACCAGGCCCCGCCCGGCCTCACACACCTGGTAGACCACATCATGAACTCCACAG GGGAGCTGAAAGCTGACATCAATCAGACGCTGGAGGCCTTTGAACACATCCTCCTCCTGTACAAGTCTGGCCTGCACCTGGACAACCTGCCTCCATCAATAATCAGAG ATTACTCCGTGATCCGAGGTATGGGGACCTCAGGGAACGTGGAGTACCGCTGTTGGCCGTCCTACAGCCAGCAGGGCTGCGTGCTGTCGGTCTACAGCGCCAGAGAGGCTGCACACATCTGTAACTCTCATTCTCAGTGCAACAGCTTCACTCTGACCGGCCAGAAGACATGGACAG GTCGCCTCCTGGCCTCTTTCAGGGGCAGCTTCAGTCATCTGGTGCCTGATGGGACATCAGAGGTGTATGTGAAGAAAACCAAAGCTCCTGAAACTTCTACAGCATGA